The following proteins come from a genomic window of Pichia kudriavzevii chromosome 1, complete sequence:
- a CDS encoding uncharacterized protein (PKUD0A07720; similar to Saccharomyces cerevisiae YMR296C (LCB1); ancestral locus Anc_5.28), translated as MSSLASQSAESSNFLIGLAYQANHVWSETTNLLSKFPGGEFIINYIKASHKNDPWRTLLEALLALFAIKYFLASRYSQDERDKMLLTKKEVEELIDEWEPAPLVPEVRDDERWQLETNPLIEGPVAKVVDIKHADNSISSGVINFASLDFLGMSTNKDVIESSVDCIRDVGVGACGPPNFYGTQSVHVRFREDIASFLGAEDAIMYGQDFATPISVLPCFLKRGDIIIVDGGVNIALQKAALISRCNIEWFNHNDLDHLEEILEGLQEDLADGPLNRRFIVTEGLFENFGDSPDLKRLVEIKNRYKFRLILDESTSIGTLGNNGRGLAEVYNIPREEIEITIGSMARAFGTSGGFCVGDKDMIYHQVLTSNAYVFSASLPPYVAKAACTVIKLIEDNEIEGKPNPYLKQLRDNGAYLHNLFVNSKDLSELITVKSTEYSPSLHLRLKPDLRRKLGLPDVYGGPGSVIQKALKNGNEELYFDEYYNLESYNLQLIINRCIENKVLPTRTKRILHHELLPVVPELILHLSALHSREDLDHAFDVVSKAIIYQVNNWKSGR; from the coding sequence ATGTCTAGTTTGGCTTCTCAAAGTGCTGAGTCTTCCAATTTTCTAATTGGTCTTGCGTACCAAGCCAATCATGTTTGGTCAGAAACAACCAATTTGCTTTCCAAGTTCCCAGGTGGTGAGTTCATTATTAATTACATCAAGGCATCACATAAGAATGATCCATGGAGGACTCTCTTAGAGGCACTTCTAGCATTATTTGCCATTAAATACTTCCTAGCTTCTAGGTACTCTCAGGATGAGAGGGATAAAATGTTGTTGACGAAGAAGGAAGTCGaagaattgattgatgaatGGGAACCAGCACCACTCGTTCCTGAGGTTAGAGATGATGAGAGATGGCAACTAGAAACTAACCCTTTAATTGAGGGCCCTGTTGCTAAAGTAGTTGATATCAAACATGCGGATAATTCGATTTCTAGTGGTGTAATCAACTTTGCGTCTCTTGATTTCCTTGGTATGAGCACTAATAAGGACGTCATTGAAAGTTCAGTTGACTGCATCCGtgatgttggtgttggtgcATGTGGTCCTCCAAACTTTTATGGTACTCAAAGTGTTCATGTTCGATTCCGTGAAGATATTGCTTCTTTCTTGGGTGCTGAGGATGCAATTATGTATGGTCAAGATTTTGCTACACCGATATCAGTTTTGCCATGTTTTTTAAAAAGAGGTGATATAATCATCGTTGATGGAGGTGTCAATATTGCATTGCAAAAGGCAGCATTGATTTCCAGATGTAATATTGAGTGGTTCAATCATAATGATTTGGACCACCTTGAGGAGATTTTAGAAGGTTTACAGGAAGATTTAGCTGATGGTCCTCTCAACAGAAGATTCATTGTTACAGAAGGTTTGTTTGAGAATTTTGGCGATTCCCcagatttgaaaagattggttgaaatcaaaaacagatACAAGTTCAGATTAATTTTGGACGAGTCAACTTCCATTGGTACTCTGGGTAACAATGGTCGTGGATTAGCGGAGGTTTACAACATTCCtagagaagaaattgaaattacTATTGGTAGTATGGCACGTGCTTTTGGTACAAGTGGTGGTTTTTGCGTTGGTGATAAGGATATGATCTATCATCAAGTTTTGACTTCCAACGCTTACGTTTTCTCTGCATCTCTACCTCCATATGTTGCTAAAGCGGCTTGTACTGTTATTAAGCTTATAGAAGATAACGAAATAGAAGGAAAGCCGAACCCATACTTGAAACAACTAAGGGATAATGGCGCTTATCTTCATAACTTATTTGTTAATTCTAAAGATTTGTCAGAATTAATAACAGTGAAATCAACCGAATACtctccttctttgcatttgagACTAAAGCCAGATCTTCGGAGAAAGTTGGGCTTACCTGATGTTTATGGTGGACCAGGTTCAGTTATTCAAAAGGCACTGAAGAATGGTAATGAGGAACTTTATTTTGACGAATATTACAACTTGGAATCTTATAACCTACAATTAATAATAAACAGATGCATTGAGAATAAGGTCCTCCCAACTAGaacaaaaagaattttGCATCATGAATTACTGCCAGTTGTGCCGGAATTGATTTTACATCTCTCCGCTCTTCATAGTAGGGAAGATCTTGACCATGCATTTGATGTAGTCTCCAAAGCGATCATTTACCAGGTTAACAACTGGAAATCTGGTAGATAA
- a CDS encoding uncharacterized protein (PKUD0A07760) has product MDEHKESVPLSNVGDLSDRPAGSQENPESSFAEVLQPPITEPTTEIAETSSHVNSALNENMVGNREVNHKEEAPTEKRDSNTDIMDVDEPHNDNLSTTDRMSKELQSSSSSSSVYKTDEEKENERLAQLDAIQEEIKKMKITQLELVPILLELMQQVNNGEMLVKDVNNACGRIRVRLNRLREQRLQVQAKLKNVETTYGYFHGEDFQNRIQRNISTKENCLLSLIERIQNRNLL; this is encoded by the coding sequence ATGGATGAACACAAAGAAAGTGTGCCTTTATCAAATGTTGGAGATCTGTCAGATCGTCCCGCTGGCAGTCAAGAGAATCCCGAATCTTCTTTTGCGGAGGTATTACAACCACCAATTACAGAACCGACTACAGAAATAGCTGAGACATCAAGTCATGTAAATTCCGCACTTAATGAGAATATGGTCGGCAATAGGGAAGTAAACCATAAAGAAGAGGCACCTACCGAAAAGCGTGACAGCAACACTGATATAATGGATGTTGACGAACCACACAACGATAATTTGAGCACAACCGATAGGATGTCCAAAGAACTAcaatcatcatcatcatcatcatcagttTATAAGACAGacgaagaaaaagaaaatgaacgACTTGCTCAACTGGATGCCATACAggaagaaatcaagaaaatgaagatcaCACAGTTAGAGCTCGTGCCCATCCTTCTAGAGCTAATGCAACAAGTTAATAATGGTGAAATGCTGGTCAAGGATGTGAATAATGCGTGTGGACGTATTCGGGTGCGTTTGAACCGTCTTCGGGAACAACGTCTTCAGGTTCAAGCTAAGCTAAAAAATGTAGAAACTACGTATGGATATTTTCATGGCGAAGATTTCCAGAATCGAATCCAACGAAATATATCtaccaaagaaaattgtCTACTCTCTTTGATAGAACGGATACAAAATAGGAACCTACTGTGA
- a CDS encoding uncharacterized protein (PKUD0A07740; similar to Saccharomyces cerevisiae YML114C (TAF8); ancestral locus Anc_8.838) → MPQSSPKNVQMSKGKSQTTERVSIRMQDIPTQLLEKLVGDFLQKANETYRKTQGDIDIPALEVAPSNEEPIKKKARTLKTLHPPNASAEGVVIERSKYVDKQLEQYGRPLEGQYSVTNTRVTSDEPMADVLKLAVFQTMKASIANKYHESDFSSQETSVDLMCQWVSQYYNILTRRLIRLMEIQRRRSPNRDDLKLLEREGLFNAQGIHDMYDLSNGFSQPKNKKLIELIKTKAKEARTAYTGIDNGYFNGLPDEIFLEKESWLNQVDTRGNRKPYIPEWMPQLPPDYTYKSTPKYNHLVTDPVVLKSTLVKEGRLAEKALNHIIVKEENPLETFSDESISSSDDEEKEVVRSDDASIDVGVAQAQNTEKRLDNLLSNSMSSAESPHSDNDRDEKTEKEKQAERNDIVELARNRMAVLERRRKEEDERIKSRTQSEESILGRKFGLYSALKKLPDDIDHEMEEYRDRGLSGLIHNLHKQEKWFKKWEVEQRKLRKKQEEEKSKYQEANEIQINIGLDSATNFAIANIEEDVDFGVEFSDMEDYDESELKTNQQTAQHGEHNDGSVIGRSQNEVHEGSVRFQEQVEVISSKSEGSEGKDILMGDNVSVTKTNEAETEVAQSPDIFDSITRLPDISTKKELVTSKETIGKEGTVIASDSNGVKESFEVKETTDTVEDMDVEEDIDMDIFED, encoded by the coding sequence ATGCCACAATCATCACCCAAAAATGTTCAAATGTCGAAGGGAAAATCGCAAACCACAGAAAGAGTCTCTATTCGAATGCAGGACATTCCAACACAACTTCTCGAAAAATTGGTTGGTGACTTTCTACAAAAGGCGAACGAAACCTACAGAAAAACTCAAGGTGATATTGACATCCCAGCTCTTGAAGTAGCACCCAGCAATGAAGAaccaatcaaaaagaaagcaaGAACTTTGAAAACTCTACACCCTCCCAATGCTAGTGCTGAAGGAGTAGTGATTGAGCGATCTAAATACGTAGATAAACAATTAGAGCAGTATGGGAGGCCGTTGGAAGGCCAATATAGCGTTACAAATACTAGGGTAACATCAGATGAACCGATGGCTGACGTACTGAAGTTGGCAGTTTTTCAAACGATGAAAGCAAGCATTGCAAACAAATACCATGAAAGTGATTTTTCGAGCCAAGAGACATCGGTTGATTTAATGTGTCAATGGGTGTCTCAATATTACAATATACTTACTAGAAGACTAATTCGACTTATGGAGATTCAAAGGAGGAGATCTCCTAATAGAGATGATCTGAAACTTTTGGAGAGAGAAGGTCTTTTTAATGCGCAGGGCATTCACGATATGTATGACTTGTCAAATGGTTTTAGTCAGCCtaaaaacaagaaattgatagAGTTAATAAAAACCAAGGCAAAAGAGGCAAGGACAGCATACACGGGAATAGATAACGGCTACTTTAATGGCTTACCagatgaaatatttttagaaaaagagaGCTGGCTGAATCAAGTAGACACTCGAGGAAATCGTAAGCCATATATTCCAGAATGGATGCCCCAGTTACCACCAGATTATACCTATAAATCAACCCCTAAATACAATCACCTAGTCACAGATCCAGTAGTTCTGAAATCTACACTAGTTAAAGAGGGTAGGTTAGCGGAAAAGGCTTTGAATCACATTATAGTCAAAGAGGAGAATCCGTTGGAGACATTTTCAGATGAAAGTATAAGTTCTAGTGACgatgaagagaaagaagtgGTTAGATCTGATGATGCTTCCATTGACGTTGGAGTGGCGCAAGCACAAAATACAGAAAAGAGGCTGGATAATTTACTATCAAATTCCATGTCTTCTGCAGAGTCACCACATAGCGACAACGATAGAGAtgaaaaaacagaaaaagaaaagcaagCGGAGAGAAATGATATTGTAGAGTTAGCAAGAAACAGAATGGCTGTGTTAGAACGAAGACGTAAGGAAGAGGATGAAAGAATAAAGTCGAGAACTCAGTCCGAAGAAAGCATTTTGGGCAGAAAGTTTGGCTTGTATTCagctttgaaaaaactacCGGATGATATAGATCatgaaatggaagaatATCGGGACAGAGGTTTGAGTGGTTTGATACACAATCTCCACAAACAGGAAAAATGGTTCAAAAAGTGGGAAGTTGAGCAGCGAAAGCTACGGAAGAAACaggaggaagaaaagagtaAGTATCAGGAGGCCAACGAAATACAGATTAACATAGGGCTTGATAGTGCCACCAATTTTGCCATTGctaatattgaagaagatgtgGACTTTGGTGTTGAATTTAGCGATATGGAAGACTATGATGAATCTGAACTTAAAACAAATCAGCAAACTGCACAGCATGGCGAGCATAATGATGGATCTGTGATCGGAAGGTCTCAGAATGAAGTACATGAGGGATCAGTTCGATTTcaagaacaagttgaagtCATTAGTTCCAAATCTGAAGGTTCCGAAGGTAAGGATATTCTTATGGGTGACAACGTATCAGTGACCAAAACAAATGAAGCAGAGACTGAAGTTGCTCAATCTCcagatatttttgattctatTACAAGATTGCCTGATATTTCGACAAAAAAAGAGCTAGTAACTTCTAAAGAGACGATAGGAAAAGAAGGCACGGTTATTGCAAGTGATTCTAATGGTGTGAAAGAAAGCTTTGAAGTAAAGGAAACTACTGATACTGTAGAAGATatggatgttgaagaagatataGATATggatatatttgaagattag
- a CDS encoding uncharacterized protein (PKUD0A07725), whose amino-acid sequence MGKFQDFPHQHFIVYFAYVVEHLVYYFSSKHLAQMNCHSNNNNTGEERTKCCSHKKIEMILCSCPKQCQCVGQCKCGKCTEDKSKCTCPTASCVCDGDCACDHCQPPDASDDDLTTPRSCCC is encoded by the coding sequence ATGGGGAAATTTCAAGACTTCCCCCACCAACATTTTATTGTTTACTTTGCTTACGTTGTTGAACATTTGGTTTACTATTTTAGCTCCAAACACCTTGCCCAAATGAACTGTCATtctaataataacaatactggagaagaaagaacaaaatgCTGTTCTCACAAAAAAATCGAAATGATTTTGTGTTCATGTCCTAAACAATGCCAATGTGTCGGGCAATGTAAATGTGGAAAATGTACCGAAGACAAATCCAAATGTACCTGTCCAACTGCATCTTGTGTATGTGATGGTGACTGTGCTTGTGACCACTGTCAGCCCCCAGATGCGagtgatgatgatcttACTACTCCTAGGAGTTGCTGCTGTTAG
- a CDS encoding uncharacterized protein (PKUD0A07770; similar to Saccharomyces cerevisiae YMR204C (INP1); ancestral locus Anc_6.303) — protein MPIILNTRDRISEPFRRLIGGKREKPREKKKKNDKDSGKQNKTNILEDNRTVLFSLSRSEIAVYKCSQNSDMHEIIKMNKSSIVSKGKFEIYQINSLFNYLICGSITHPILPSCKIIKINTNAYVIPIQNPMRYWRLTLDTENELEISRFEAVVSPISKFSVELLPQYTFESPFNTTLDETSLATVVSQPTIFHPTPIRPNSTSSTSSISLLNQYNSDISSIVSIGKRTNSSKGSDNRALSEATELFFPPTEIDSDLDADLQLEADELNTQEFDTVLTKDLLDEFLDIDEKDDLLKLWNDQADGITKRYSLSFRNYDTRKPLPLDIFDKYAHDQSFSDILKSNSSTGLLNKFLDSL, from the coding sequence ATGCCAATTATACTCAACACAAGAGATAGGATCTCAGAACCATTCCGAAGGCTGATTGGGGggaaaagagagaaaccaagagagaagaagaaaaaaaatgacaaaGACAGTGgtaaacaaaacaaaacaaacataTTGGAAGACAATAGAACCGTTTTGTTTTCGTTGTCTCGATCAGAAATAGCAGTATATAAATGCTCTCAAAATTCTGACATGCATGAGATTATCAAAATGAATAAGTCGAGTATTGTTTCCAAAGGAAAGTTTGAGATATATCAGATTAATTCCCTTTTCAACTACTTGATATGTGGTTCCATAACTCACCCTATACTCCCCTCTTGTAAGATTATCAAGATTAATACCAACGCATATGTAATACCTATTCAAAACCCTATGCGATATTGGCGTTTAACGTTAGACACTGAAAATGAGTTAGAAATATCCCGTTTTGAGGCAGTAGTATCTCCCATATCAAAATTCAGCGTGGAATTATTGCCACAGTATACGTTTGAATCACCATTCAACACAACACTTGACGAAACTTCTTTGGCTACTGTTGTATCCCAGCCTACTATATTTCACCCAACTCCGATACGACCTAATTCTACATCATCTACCTCATcgatttctttgttgaatcaATACAATTCTGATATTTCAAGTATAGTGTCAATAGGCAAACGAAcgaattcatcaaaaggGAGTGATAACCGTGCACTATCAGAGGCTACTGAACTTTTTTTCCCGCCTACAGAAATTGACTCTGATCTAGACGCCGATTTACAATTAGAGGCGGATGAACTTAACACACAAGAATTCGACACTGTGTTAACAAAAGATTTGCTTGATGAGTTCTTGGATATCGATGAAAAAGATGATCTTCTGAAACTTTGGAACGATCAAGCTGATGGTATAACGAAACGGTACTCTTTGTCATTTAGAAATTATGATACTAGGAAGCCTTTACCTctggatatttttgataaatatgcGCATGATCAAAGCTTCTCAGACAtactaaaatcaaattcaagtaCTGGTTTACTTAATAAATTTTTAGATTCTCTATAA
- a CDS encoding uncharacterized protein (PKUD0A07750; similar to Saccharomyces cerevisiae YMR203W (TOM40); ancestral locus Anc_6.302) translates to MASPAVNLGEIKNMSPLQGVYPPAPAGGEPGFMTTNPISQFLARVSQNIIQHRNSLDLINPGVMENINKEVSKDVFLSLYQFTGLKADINKTFAMNPVFQIAHSFAVGSKLPAYSFTSIIANDQALVQGTIDNELSLTGRLNYSWDKHIVSKISLQLAHGQPSMCQLEHEYQGNDFSLQLKALNPDFSGPKYNGLLIGSIMQSITKKLSLGMETVYNAMDPNGPAQAAISLAGRYNAGDWIASAQLQAQGAIVGSFWRKVAPNFEAGLETTIQASQQPVMSEAMMMPTIQTNIEANTVLGAKYEFRQSIYRGQLESNGDVSFMLEHRILPTIGLIFNGSINQFKNTSKLGCGIQIETAGSEEIMMMQNGMVDQNGNPIQGAPQMN, encoded by the coding sequence ATGGCCTCCCCTGCTGTCAACTTAGGCGAAATCAAGAATATGTCTCCCCTTCAAGGTGTTTATCCTCCTGCTCCAGCAGGCGGTGAACCAGGCTTCATGACTACCAACCCAATTTCACAATTCTTGGCTAgagtttctcaaaatattaTCCAGCATAGAAATTCCTTGGATTTGATCAACCCCGGTGTTatggaaaatatcaataaggaagtttcaaaagatgTGTTTTTAAGTCTATACCAATTCACAGGTTTAAAAGCAGACATTAACAAAACTTTTGCCATGAACCcagttttccaaattgcTCACAGTTTTGCTGTTGGTAGTAAATTACCAGCTTACTCATTTACCTCCATTATTGCTAATGATCAAGCTTTAGTTCAAGGAACTATTGATAATGAACTATCTTTAACTGGTAGATTAAACTACAGCTGGGACAAGCATATTGTTTCCAAGATTTCCTTACAATTGGCTCACGGCCAACCATCTATGTGCCAATTAGAACACGAATATCAAGGTAATGACTTTTCTTTACAATTGAAGGCTCTTAACCCTGATTTCTCTGGCCCAAAGTATAACGGTCTATTAATCGGTTCAATTATGCAATCAATTACTAAGAAGCTGTCTCTCGGTATGGAAACTGTGTACAATGCAATGGATCCAAATGGTCCAGCACAAGCTGCTATTTCTTTGGCTGGTAGATACAATGCAGGTGACTGGATTGCATCCGCTCAACTTCAAGCCCAAGGTGCAATTGTTGGTTCTTTCTGGAGAAAGGTTGCACCAAATTTTGAAGCTGGTTTAGAAACTACTATTCAAGCATCCCAACAGCCAGTTATGTCTGAAGCTATGATGATGCCAACGATTCAAACCAACATTGAAGCTAATACTGTTCTAGGTGCCAAGTACGAATTCAGACAATCTATTTACAGGGGTCAACTTGAGTCCAATGGTGATGTTTCCTTCATGCTTGAACACAGAATTTTACCAACAATTGGCTTAATCTTTAATGGTTCTATCAACCAATTTAAAAATACTTCTAAATTAGGTTGTGGTATTCAAATCGAAACTGCAGGTAGTGAGGAAATCATGATGATGCAAAACGGTATGGTTGATCAAAACGGTAATCCAATCCAAGGTGCACCACAAATGAACTAA
- a CDS encoding uncharacterized protein (PKUD0A07730; similar to Saccharomyces cerevisiae YMR277W (FCP1); ancestral locus Anc_8.839), translating to MSDQEITKVYLPKSILYPITVLKVHVKKDEKIQKYQRIITYKYYDYEPVPISEVEDEVADESERQLKKVENVGTYDSSVNGVVKNILVKANDEIRDAHQHILEVLEPCAHPIQFGGLCAVCGKVLEEEETGYRAAISMAHQTTNLKVSSKEAENIERSSTDRLLQEKKLSLVVDLDQTVIHVTVDPTIGEWMSDPSNPNYGALKDVKTFALEEPPFIPVNYHGPPIQPIKRWYYVKLRPQLETFLEKMNEKYEMHIYTMATRKYAENIAKIIDPDGIYFGERILSRDESGSLTQKSLERLFPVDTSMVVIIDDRGDVWNWSPNLIKVVPYDFFLGIGDINSSFLPRQQALLGPSKRRKSVSILEEMIINEEDKKMDENAINDDSEEAQDEDEGEKEPKTKAFTVKGIDGSNSTVSSPIDRLIELTDTPEDPNLLIVQETERTNALEQQEHDRPLKRLQENLDKIIEEESGNITTEGNPTFTSKKTDFAMKHKVEDRETHNLLYDDDKELQYLSQALTRIHNEFYFEFKSEPGQEKLRSLPDVKDIMIEMKSFVFKDCIFLLSGILPLGTKLDHADIVIWAKSFGATFVENYTTSVTHVICKNAGTFKVRLAKSVDENVKVVNPDWLFACMSLWDRIPEDEYTVEVENLLSKSQVDDYLEFHGKNDSSLKKSLDWEEIDNEMKEFMGSDYEDSDEDDDNEGAVGGSLQELEANGENNDGEGDSKADSVNESDEQTSIVHVNDAQNKDIEAVKRKLETDNSTEVEDRKRQHTEEDSISEDEFEKELLEHLADLE from the coding sequence ATGTCTGATCAGGAAATTACAAAGGTTTATTTACCCAAGAGTATATTGTATCCTATTACTGTTCTGAAAGTTCATGTAAAGAAGGATGAAAAGATCCAGAAATATCAACGGATAATTACATACAAATATTACGATTATGAACCTGTTCCTATCAGTGAAGTAGAAGATGAAGTAGCCGATGAAAGCGAACgtcaattgaagaaagttgaaaatgtagGGACATACGATTCAAGTGTCAATGGTGTTGTCAAGAATATTTTAGTTAAagcaaatgatgaaatcagaGATGCTCACCAGCATATATTGGAAGTCCTTGAACCTTGTGCACATCCAATACAGTTTGGTGGGCTTTGTGCTGTATGTGGTAAAgttcttgaagaagaagagacTGGTTACAGAGCAGCTATTTCAATGGCACACCAAACCACTAACTTGAAAGTTTCATCCAAAGAAGCTGAGAATATTGAACGTTCATCAACAGATAGATTattacaagaaaaaaagttatCCTTAGTCGTTGACCTAGACCAAACAGTTATTCATGTTACAGTAGATCCCACAATTGGAGAATGGATGTCAGATCCTTCAAATCCCAACTATGGAGCTCTCAAGGATGTCAAGACTTTTGCATTAGAAGAGCCTCCATTTATACCTGTCAATTACCACGGACCGCCAATTCAACCCATCAAAAGGTGGTATTATGTTAAACTAAGACCACAACTAGAAActtttttagaaaaaatgaaCGAAAAGTACGAAATGCACATCTACACTATGGCAACAAGAAAGTATGCTGAAAATATTGCAAAAATTATCGATCCTGATGGAATATACTTTGGGGAAAGAATTCTATCAAGAGATGAAAGCGGATCGCTAACCCAAAAGTCTCTAGAAAGACTATTTCCTGTAGATACTTCAATGGTTGTAATAATTGACGATAGAGGTGATGTTTGGAATTGGTCTCCAAATTTAATCAAAGTGGTTCCCTACGATTTCTTCCTTGGAATTGGTGACATCAACTCGAGCTTTTTGCCAAGACAGCAAGCTCTACTAGGACCATcaaaaaggaggaaatcTGTTAGCATATTAGAGGAAATGATAATAAACGAGGAAGACAAAAAGATGGATGAAAATGCCATTAACGATGATAGTGAAGAGGCGCAAGATGAGGATGAGGGAGAAAAGGAACCTAAAACAAAAGCCTTTACTGTAAAGGGCATAGATGGATCAAACTCAACAGTATCATCACCTATTGATCGGCTCATTGAATTAACAGACACTCCAGAAGATCCTAACCTTTTAATAGTTCAAGAAACTGAGAGAACGAACGCTTTGGAACAACAGGAACATGACAGACCATTAAAAAGGTTACAGGAGAACTTGGATAAAATTATAGAAGAGGAGTCAGGAAATATTACAACGGAGGGAAACCCGACATTCACCAGCAAAAAGACGGATTTTGCAATGAAACATAAGGTGGAGGACAGAGAAACACACAACTTATtatatgatgatgataagGAACTCCAGTACTTAAGCCAAGCATTAACGAGGATTCACAATGAATTTTACTTTGAATTTAAGAGTGAACCTGGGCAAGAGAAACTCCGTTCTCTTCCTGATGTGAAAGATATTATGATCGAAATGAAGTCATTTGTATTCAAAGACTGCATCTTCTTACTCAGTGGCATTTTGCCCTTAGGAACAAAACTTGATCATGCAGATATAGTGATTTGGGCCAAATCTTTTGGTGCTacttttgttgaaaattaCACCACAAGTGTCACACACGTTATATGTAAAAACGCCGGTACCTTTAAGGTCAGATTGGCAAAAAGTGTAGACGAAAATGTTAAAGTTGTCAACCCAGATTGGCTATTTGCATGTATGTCTCTATGGGATAGAATACCTGAAGATGAATACACTGTCGAGGTTGAAAATCTATTGAGTAAATCACAAGTTGATGATTACCTTGAATTCCACGGTAAAAACGATTCctcattgaaaaaaagtcTTGATTgggaagaaattgataatgagATGAAGGAATTCATGGGTTCAGATTACGAAGACAGtgacgaagatgatgataatgaaggGGCGGTAGGGGGATCACTACAAGAATTAGAGGCCAACGgtgaaaataatgatggTGAAGGTGATTCCAAGGCGGATAGTGTGAACGAATCTGATGAACAAACCTCAATTGTGCATGTAAACGATGCTCAAaacaaagatattgaagcggtgaaaaggaaattggAAACCGATAATAGTACGGAAGTGGAAGATCGAAAGAGACAGCATACAGAAGAGGATAGCATTTCagaagatgaatttgaaaaagaactACTTGAGCATTTGGCTGACCTGGAATGA